The following proteins come from a genomic window of Chryseobacterium glaciei:
- a CDS encoding DUF1015 domain-containing protein, with the protein MPIFKPFRGIRPHKDFESTFPTHPLDNFTQEEIAEKAQVENTYINMIKPYVVSKSKDIDRNLRKIRSTFEELVEEKKLVQDSSAYYLYEQIYPSKQIFRGLLGLASIEDFWSGKIKRHESTIPQKKEKLAHYLEKVNLQAEPVLLTYPSNSKIELLMNHEEKNVPIFNHVDTKGIRHKIWRIDNRLKLQQFKEVIDQIDAFYIADGHHRIGSTALNAKYHKDKNKRHNGTEAYNFVYSFIVSNQSIKIHDYNRIVTDLNNLETADFLKQLEKYFLIHEKEGTAYYPSQKFHISMYLDGKFYSLHVKHELRSQEMSLDNLDHHLIDKYIFKDILKIDDPDSSDKISYVKGTSNLEGINLLKEKIDSGEGRVGFGIFPVSFNDMIKISDLKLSMPPKCTFIEPKLVTALLMYDMKQ; encoded by the coding sequence ATGCCTATTTTTAAACCTTTTCGCGGAATAAGACCTCACAAAGACTTTGAGAGCACTTTCCCTACGCATCCTCTTGATAATTTTACTCAGGAAGAGATTGCGGAGAAAGCTCAAGTTGAAAATACTTACATCAATATGATTAAGCCATATGTTGTAAGTAAATCCAAAGATATTGACCGAAATTTAAGGAAGATCCGTTCTACTTTTGAAGAATTAGTGGAAGAGAAAAAACTCGTCCAGGACAGTTCGGCGTATTATCTTTATGAGCAGATCTATCCGAGTAAACAGATTTTCAGAGGCTTGTTGGGTTTAGCAAGTATCGAAGATTTCTGGAGCGGAAAGATCAAAAGGCACGAAAGTACCATTCCTCAGAAAAAGGAAAAACTGGCGCATTATCTTGAAAAAGTAAACTTGCAGGCAGAACCTGTGTTGTTGACCTACCCTTCCAATTCAAAGATTGAATTATTGATGAATCATGAGGAAAAGAATGTTCCTATTTTCAATCATGTTGATACAAAAGGAATTAGACATAAAATCTGGAGAATTGATAACCGATTGAAATTACAACAGTTCAAGGAAGTTATTGATCAAATTGATGCATTTTATATTGCAGACGGACACCACAGAATCGGTTCTACAGCATTAAATGCAAAGTATCATAAAGACAAAAACAAAAGACACAACGGTACTGAGGCTTATAACTTTGTGTATAGTTTTATAGTTTCCAACCAGTCTATTAAAATTCATGATTATAATAGAATTGTAACTGATCTAAATAATCTAGAAACTGCGGATTTTTTAAAGCAATTAGAAAAATATTTTCTGATTCACGAAAAAGAAGGTACGGCATATTATCCTTCTCAAAAATTCCACATTTCTATGTATTTGGATGGTAAATTCTACTCTCTTCACGTAAAGCATGAGCTTCGTTCTCAGGAGATGTCTCTGGATAATCTGGATCACCATCTTATTGATAAATACATCTTTAAAGACATTTTAAAAATTGATGATCCCGACAGTTCTGATAAAATTTCTTATGTAAAAGGAACTTCTAATCTTGAAGGAATTAATCTTTTAAAAGAAAAAATAGACAGCGGAGAAGGAAGAGTCGGATTCGGAATTTTTCCGGTAAGCTTTAATGATATGATCAAAATTTCTGATCTGAAATTAAGCATGCCTCCAAAATGTACATTCATTGAGCCTAAATTGGTTACAGCCTTGCTAATGTACGACATGAAACAATAA
- a CDS encoding M28 family peptidase, translated as MKKIFIIILPLFLSGFLFSQKKPQKKPVKKGIVTKMNYHDEFKKISDEIMTNGTAYENLGELTKGVGSRFSATPGYMKAVEWAEKKFKDAGIEMIWRQEVKVPVWIRGKESLQIKASNGDWKNIKMLSFGNSEGTGGKDLTAEIVLINTTSELNALSVGQLKDKIVFVNLPMDPKIINTSDSYLITAKSKLISASVIAKTGAKALIIRSLTTATDDTPHAKMVYYEPEDKVKIPALSIGVRSADELEKLLKKQKVTAKLNMSAESKGDTTNPNIIAEIQGKKDSKVIVLGAQLDSWDFAEGAHDDGTGVVQCIEVLRTLKALGIENNHTIRVVLYANSENGGQGRDMYAAYVKKRDEKHIFALGTDAGGYSPRGFSLDMSPQRRRLIFDWKSYFLPYGIYDFDQTDAIQDISPLKKLDIPLAEMVVDTQRYFDYHHSVEDTYDKVSKRELLLGAVAMTQMIFMIDKNW; from the coding sequence ATGAAAAAAATATTCATTATCATACTTCCACTCTTTTTGAGTGGATTTTTATTTTCTCAGAAAAAACCTCAAAAAAAGCCGGTAAAAAAAGGAATCGTCACCAAGATGAACTATCATGATGAGTTTAAGAAAATCTCAGACGAAATCATGACTAATGGCACTGCCTACGAAAACCTTGGAGAATTAACCAAAGGCGTTGGATCACGTTTTAGTGCAACTCCGGGCTATATGAAAGCGGTAGAATGGGCTGAAAAGAAGTTTAAAGATGCAGGTATCGAAATGATCTGGAGACAGGAAGTAAAAGTTCCTGTTTGGATACGCGGAAAGGAATCTTTACAAATAAAAGCCAGCAATGGAGATTGGAAAAATATTAAAATGCTCTCTTTTGGAAATTCTGAAGGAACAGGCGGAAAAGACCTTACAGCTGAAATTGTTTTAATTAATACCACTTCTGAGCTTAATGCCTTATCGGTGGGACAGTTAAAAGACAAAATCGTTTTCGTTAATCTTCCGATGGACCCGAAAATCATTAACACAAGTGATTCCTATTTAATTACAGCAAAATCTAAATTAATATCTGCTTCCGTCATTGCAAAAACAGGAGCTAAAGCTTTAATTATAAGATCATTAACAACGGCAACAGATGATACACCGCATGCAAAAATGGTGTATTATGAACCGGAAGACAAAGTTAAAATTCCTGCGTTATCAATCGGAGTAAGATCTGCAGATGAACTTGAAAAATTATTAAAAAAACAAAAAGTAACCGCCAAATTAAACATGTCTGCCGAATCAAAAGGCGACACGACCAATCCAAATATCATTGCTGAAATTCAAGGTAAAAAAGATTCTAAAGTGATTGTATTGGGAGCTCAGCTAGATTCTTGGGATTTCGCGGAAGGTGCTCATGATGACGGCACAGGAGTCGTTCAGTGCATTGAAGTGTTGAGAACGTTAAAAGCGCTTGGCATCGAAAATAATCATACCATCAGAGTTGTTTTGTACGCAAATAGTGAAAATGGTGGACAGGGTCGCGACATGTATGCAGCTTACGTTAAAAAGAGAGATGAGAAGCATATTTTCGCTTTAGGAACAGATGCCGGCGGCTATTCTCCGAGAGGTTTTTCATTAGATATGTCTCCTCAGAGAAGAAGATTGATATTTGACTGGAAAAGCTATTTCCTTCCATACGGCATTTATGATTTTGATCAAACCGATGCCATTCAGGATATTTCTCCTTTGAAAAAACTGGATATTCCTTTGGCTGAAATGGTTGTCGACACTCAAAGATATTTCGATTATCATCATTCGGTTGAAGATACTTATGATAAAGTAAGCAAGAGAGAGCTTCTTTTAGGCGCCGTGGCTATGACACAAATGATTTTTATGATCGATAAAAATTGGTAA
- a CDS encoding M20/M25/M40 family metallo-hydrolase — translation MKKLLGISLLLLSLTVFGQVKEDSIQFSKISTEILNNGKGYTELKDLTKNIGHRLSGSEAYEKSVKWAEQKLKDAGADKVWLQEVMIPVWERGKESLQIKTSNGTWKGLKMLSLGNSEGTGGKDISGEIIMVKSMEEYEKLPAEKVKDKIIFFNYPFSQSFVETFIGYGDAAKYRTTAASLTAKKGGKFAIIRSLSSAFDDVPHTGAMRYEDKVNKIPAVAIGNTTADELENLLKSQKITAKLNSNCGMKGEKLSHSVIGEITGKKDKSVIVVGGHLDSWDVGEGAHDDGAGIVQSIEVLRTFKKLGIQNNHTIRVVCFANEENGVKGGIQYGKTAKDNNEKHLFALESDAGGFTPRGIALEMDDAKRNQIKGWSALFFPYGVYNFEGKYSGTDIYPLHDMGVPTAELVPDSQRYFDIHHTEEDTFEKVNRRELLLGAVAMTQIIYMIDKNW, via the coding sequence ATGAAAAAACTATTAGGAATATCATTATTACTTCTAAGCTTGACGGTTTTTGGTCAGGTTAAAGAAGATTCAATACAATTCAGTAAAATTTCAACAGAGATTTTAAATAACGGAAAAGGATACACCGAATTAAAAGATTTAACTAAAAATATTGGTCACCGTTTAAGCGGTTCCGAAGCTTACGAAAAGTCCGTAAAATGGGCTGAACAGAAACTTAAAGATGCCGGAGCAGATAAAGTCTGGCTTCAGGAAGTAATGATCCCCGTTTGGGAAAGAGGAAAAGAATCTTTGCAGATTAAAACCTCCAACGGAACTTGGAAAGGCTTAAAAATGCTTTCTTTAGGAAATTCTGAAGGTACAGGTGGAAAAGATATTTCGGGAGAAATTATCATGGTAAAATCCATGGAAGAATATGAAAAACTTCCTGCCGAAAAAGTAAAAGACAAAATAATTTTCTTTAATTATCCTTTCAGTCAGTCTTTTGTTGAGACTTTCATAGGATATGGTGATGCCGCAAAATATAGAACAACAGCCGCCTCTTTAACGGCCAAAAAAGGTGGAAAATTTGCGATTATCCGTTCGCTTTCTTCTGCTTTTGATGATGTTCCTCACACAGGAGCAATGCGTTATGAAGATAAAGTCAATAAAATTCCAGCAGTTGCTATTGGAAACACAACCGCAGACGAACTGGAAAATCTATTAAAATCTCAAAAAATCACTGCAAAACTCAATTCTAATTGCGGGATGAAAGGCGAGAAACTCTCCCACTCTGTTATCGGTGAAATCACAGGCAAAAAAGATAAAAGTGTCATCGTTGTCGGCGGACATTTAGATTCTTGGGACGTTGGCGAAGGTGCCCATGACGACGGAGCCGGAATTGTACAAAGTATTGAAGTTTTAAGAACCTTCAAAAAGCTTGGAATTCAGAATAATCATACAATACGAGTTGTCTGTTTTGCCAACGAAGAAAACGGTGTAAAAGGCGGAATTCAGTACGGAAAAACAGCAAAAGACAACAATGAAAAACATCTTTTTGCATTAGAATCTGATGCCGGAGGTTTTACTCCAAGAGGAATTGCCCTTGAAATGGATGATGCCAAAAGAAACCAGATCAAAGGCTGGTCGGCTTTATTCTTCCCTTACGGAGTGTATAATTTTGAAGGAAAATATTCAGGAACAGATATTTATCCGCTTCATGATATGGGAGTTCCAACGGCGGAGTTGGTTCCCGATTCTCAAAGGTATTTTGACATTCATCACACCGAAGAAGATACTTTCGAAAAGGTTAACCGACGAGAGTTGCTTTTAGGAGCTGTCGCCATGACGCAGATTATTTATATGATTGATAAGAACTGGTAA
- a CDS encoding DUF6705 family protein: MKSLIIFLGVFVVFSCKAQQTYPLNTYPDDVPAGSYLKDLNNELTPYIGSWNASFNGTQIFLFISKQPHKLIQYGERKFYRDVLSIKYQIKNSLGVILQDTQNMSFQSNQIEHTIYSLRIRPTLNVISFNYGGTNCGVGWGSIRLKKLNSTQISWEYIPNSTIIDSNKCPSGTDINIYLPETKDLIFTKQ, encoded by the coding sequence GTGAAGAGTTTAATAATATTTTTAGGAGTGTTTGTTGTGTTTTCTTGTAAAGCACAACAAACTTATCCTTTAAATACTTATCCAGATGATGTCCCTGCAGGCTCTTATTTAAAGGATTTAAATAATGAGCTTACTCCATATATAGGTAGTTGGAATGCTAGTTTTAATGGAACCCAAATTTTCTTGTTTATTAGTAAACAGCCTCATAAATTAATACAGTATGGTGAAAGAAAGTTCTATCGAGATGTATTATCAATAAAATATCAGATAAAAAATTCTTTAGGTGTTATACTTCAAGATACCCAAAATATGAGCTTTCAGTCTAATCAAATAGAACATACAATTTATAGTTTAAGAATCAGACCTACACTAAACGTAATTTCATTTAATTATGGAGGAACAAATTGTGGAGTGGGTTGGGGAAGTATACGTTTGAAAAAACTCAATTCTACACAAATATCGTGGGAGTATATACCAAATAGTACGATAATTGACAGTAATAAATGTCCTTCTGGAACTGATATTAATATTTATCTACCCGAAACAAAGGATTTAATTTTTACTAAACAATAA
- a CDS encoding DUF6705 family protein — protein MKSLIIFLGMFVVFSCKAQQAYPLKTDYTETPNYSYLKDLNNELVSYIGTYKANFQGKVITLFITKEVHKLFDQGKYKFYRDALSIKYIVENSSGITLQNTQSITIPVQQIRHTIYSQWAEDNGNEILFYYGGTNCGVGWGSIRLKKLNPTQLSWEYIPNSTIIDSNKCPSGTDINIYLPETKDLIFTKQ, from the coding sequence GTGAAGAGTTTAATAATATTTTTAGGAATGTTTGTTGTGTTTTCTTGTAAGGCGCAACAAGCTTATCCATTAAAAACAGATTATACAGAAACGCCTAATTATTCATATTTAAAGGATTTGAATAATGAATTGGTTTCATATATCGGCACTTATAAAGCTAATTTTCAAGGAAAAGTAATAACTTTATTTATTACTAAAGAAGTTCATAAACTTTTTGACCAAGGTAAATATAAATTTTATAGAGACGCTTTATCTATAAAATATATAGTTGAAAATTCTTCTGGAATAACTCTTCAAAATACTCAAAGCATAACCATACCAGTACAACAAATAAGACATACAATTTATAGTCAATGGGCAGAAGATAATGGAAATGAAATCTTATTTTATTATGGAGGGACTAATTGTGGAGTAGGCTGGGGAAGTATACGTTTGAAAAAACTAAATCCTACACAACTATCGTGGGAGTATATACCAAATAGTACGATCATTGACAGTAATAAATGTCCTTCTGGAACTGATATTAATATTTATCTACCCGAAACAAAGGATTTAATTTTTACCAAACAATAG
- a CDS encoding DUF6705 family protein, with product MKNLKKILLVGFIISLISCKAQEYPLNTDFRNIPNYSYLKDTNNELNPYIGTYNSNFNGNQITLYITKESHKLIDYVDQKFYRDVLSIRFIVKNSSQTVLQDTKNMNFQSNQIQHTIYSTMINPYYNLVMLSYGGTNCGVGWGSIRLKKLNPTQISWEYIPNSTIIDSNKCPSGTDINIYLPEAKDLIFTKQ from the coding sequence ATGAAAAATTTAAAAAAAATATTATTAGTAGGCTTTATTATAAGTTTAATTTCTTGTAAAGCACAAGAGTATCCATTAAATACGGATTTTAGAAATATTCCTAATTATTCTTATTTAAAAGATACAAATAATGAACTAAATCCATATATAGGTACTTACAATTCAAATTTTAATGGAAATCAAATCACTTTATATATTACAAAAGAGTCTCATAAGCTAATAGACTATGTAGATCAAAAATTTTACAGAGATGTTTTATCTATCAGATTTATTGTTAAGAATTCTTCACAAACTGTTCTTCAAGATACTAAAAACATGAATTTTCAATCTAATCAGATTCAACACACTATTTATAGCACAATGATTAATCCATATTATAATTTAGTCATGCTATCTTATGGTGGGACAAATTGTGGAGTTGGTTGGGGGAGTATACGTTTGAAAAAACTAAATCCTACACAAATATCGTGGGAGTATATCCCAAATAGTACGATAATTGACAGTAATAAATGTCCTTCTGGAACTGATATTAATATTTATCTTCCCGAAGCAAAGGATTTAATTTTTACTAAACAATAG